In Thermococcus profundus, the genomic stretch GCTAAGCTTCCATTTGGAGACCCGCACGGTGACGGAGTTCCGCCGATGCCACTCTTCGGCCACGGCTACTTCACCCACGTTACCGGCTCGACCCACAAGGAGAACGGGTTAAGAGATGTTTACACTCCTGAGGTTCACGACAAGCTCGTAAGGCGCATCCACAGGAAGATAGAGCAGAACAGGCACGTTTACGAGAAGTACGAGGAGCACTTCACAGACGACGCTGAGATACTCGTGGTGAGCTGGGGGGTAACAGCTCGCCCGGCACTTGGAGCGGTCCTTAAGGCTAGGGAAGAGGGAATAAAAGCCGGCCTCTTCGTGCCGAAGACCGTCCATCCGTTCCCTGGCGAGAGAATGAGGGAACTCGGAAAGAAGGTCAGGGCTGTTCTCGTCGCAGAGATGAACCTCGGACAGATGATAATCGAGGTCGAGCGCTACCTCAACGACGACGTTCTGCTCAAGGGAGTGAACAAGATAGGCGGCGTTCCGCTCACCGTTGAGGAAATCCTGCGCGAGATAAGGGGTGTTGCCTGATGGCGAAGGAGATCTACTCGAAGTACCCACTCATCAAATACCTGAGAAAAGAAGCACTTCCAACCGCCCTCTGTCCTGGCTGTGGGGGTGGAACAGTCCTCAACGCTTTTGCAAATGCCGTTGATCAGCTCAAGATAGACCCGAAGGACCTCGTTGTCGTCAGCGGCATAGGCTGTTCTGCCTGGATTGCCTCCCCCTACTTCCTCGCGGATACACTCCACACGACTCATGGGAGGGCAATAGCCTTCGCCACGGGCGTCAAGGTCGGCCTTCCAGACAAGAAGGTCGTCGTAATAAGCGGGGACGGTGATTTAGCCAGCATAGGCGGAAACCACCTCATCCACGCCGCGAGGAGGAACATAGACATAACGGTTATCCTCGTCAACAACTTCATCTACGGAATGACCGGCGGCCAGGTCGCTCCAACAACGCCCTTCGGGGCAAAGACCACCACCAGTCCCTACAGGAACATCGAGCACCCGCTCCAGATTTCCGAGACCGTTGCCGCTGCAGGAGCATCTTACGTTGCAAGATGGACCACCGCTCACGTTTACCAGCTCATAGAGAGCATAAAGAAGGCCCTTCAGGTCAAGGGATTCTCGCTCGTTGAGGTCATATCCCAGTGTCCGGTTCAGTTCGGAAGGAGGAACCAGATGAAAGAACCAGCTGAAATGCTCCGCTGGTACCTCAAGAACTCAGTCCCAATAAGCAAGGCCAAGAACATGTCCCCAGAGGAGCTTGAGGGCAAGTTCGTCATTGGAGAGTTCGTTAACAGGGAGAGGCCCGAGTTCGTTACCGAGCTCAACAAGCTCATAGATGAGGTTCAAGAGCACTTCGGGCTTAAGGGTGAATCAGATGGAGTTTGAGCTCGTGGGCAGGAGAATAAGGGAGGCCTTCGGCGACAGGGTTAAGGAGGTCATTATCTTCGGTTCGAGGGCTAGGGGGGACTACAGAGAAGATAGCGACTTTGACATCCTCCTTATCCTTCGAGACGGAATACGGCCAGAAGACTGGGACATTATCGGGGAGCTCAGTGCGGAGCTTACCCTCGAGCTGGGGGTCTCGGTCATGATAGTGCCCCACACCTCCAGAAATGACAGCCTCTACATCACGGCGAAGACGGAGGGAATTGCAGTATGAACGGGGACGAGATCAGGGCGCTCCTTAGAAAGGCTGAAGAGAGACTTCGGGCAACTGAGGAGCTCTTCGAGAGAGGGCACTATGCATTCGCCATCTCAAGCGCCTACTACGTCATGTTCTACTGTGCTAGGGCGCTCCTCCTTTCAAGGGGCATAGCCCCGAAAAGCCATGCCGGTGTTCACTCCCAGCTCGGGAAAGAGTTCGTGAAAACCGGTGAGATGCCTGCAAGACTTTATACAGGCTACTCCAAAGCCCTCAACATGCGCCATACAGCCGATTATGACGCTTTCGTTGAGTACACCGAAAGAGAAGCCGGAGAGGTTTTGGAATATGCGGAGGAGTTTTTGACTTTCACAAAATCCTATCTGGAGGGTAGAGACGATGCAGATTAGGCTCGCGGGTATAGGTGGCCAGGGCGTCGTCCTGGCCGGGGTCATCCTCGGAGAGGCCGCCGCGATTGAAGGATTAAACGTCCTTCAGACCCAGGACTACAGCTCGGCCAGCAGGGGCGGTCATTCCATAGCGGACGTGATAATCTCAAAGGAGCCCATCTACGACGTGATAGTCACGAAGGCGGACGTTCTGGTGGCTCTGGCCCAGCTAGGCTACGACACTGTTAAGGACTCTCTGAAGGAAGATGGACTTCTTATCATCGAGACGGACCTCGTGAAGCCCGATAGGGACTACATAGGCGCCCCCTTCACGAGGCTTGCAGAGGAGAGCACGGGGCTGGCTCTGACCGTGAACATGGTGGCCCTCGGCTACCTCGTGGCGAAGACGGGTGTTGTGAAGAAGGAAAACGTGGAAGAGGCCATAAGGAGGCACGTTCCCAAGGGAACGGAGGAGATAAACCTCAGGGCCTTTAGGGTTGGTTTTGAGGAGGGATCAAAATGAGGTACCCATTTCCAGTCGGAAAGGCCGATTTCATAGCCGGTGACGAGGCTATAGCGAGGGCGGCTATTTTAGCCGGATGCCGCTTCTACGCGGGCTACCCAATAACGCCCGCAAGCGAGATATTTGAGGCAATGGCACTGTACATGCCGCTGGTTGACGGTGTGAGCATACAGATGGAGGACGAACTTGGAAGCATAGCGGCTGTAATAGGAGCATCCTGGGCCGGGGCAAAGGCCATGACTGCAACGAGCGGCCCGGGTTTCTCCCTCATGCAGGAGAACCTGGGATACGCCATCATGACCGAGACGCCGATAGTGGTCGTCAACATGATGCGTGGAGGCCCAAGCACGGGGCAGCCGACGTTTCCGTCTCAGGGAGACATAATGCAGGCCATCTGGGGCACGCATGGAGACCACATGCTGATAGTCCTCAGCCCATCGACCGTCCAGGAGACATTTGATCTGACCATCAGGGCATTCAACCTGGCCGAGAAGTACAGAACACCGGTCGTTCTCCTCGGCGACGCGGAGCTGGCCCACATGCGCGAGCGCGTATACATTCCAACTCCCGATGAGATCGAGATCATTGACAGAAAGCTCCCCGCCAACGAGGAGGAGGCCAAGCTTCCCTTTGGAGACCCGCACGGCGATGGCGTTCCGCCGATGCCGATCTTTGGAAAGGGCTACCGCACTTATGTTACCGGCCTGACTCACGACGAGTACGGCCATCCGAGGACTGTGGAGCCCGAGGTCCAGGAGAAGCTCATCGGCAGGATCTACAGGAAGATTCTGGATCACAAGGATGACATAATCAGCTACGAGAAGTTCGAGCTGGATGATGCCGAGATTGCCATAGTCTCCACGGGAATAGTCTCGCGCTCGGCCATCAGGGCAGTGAAGATGCTCCGCGAGAGGGGCGTTAAAGCGGGACTCCTGAAGCTCAACACGATATGGCCGTTCGACTTCGACATGATAGAGGAGCTTGCCGAGCAGGTGAGGAAGATATTCGTTCCGGAGATGAACATGGGGCAGCTCTACCACCTCGTCAAGGAAGGAGCGAACGGGAAGGCCGAGGTTGAGCTGATAAGCAAGATAGGTGGAGAAGTTCACACACCGATGGAGATCATTGAGAAGGTGGTGGGATGATGTACCTCAAGGACGCTTATGAGGTAAGGGACAAGTACCTCAGGAAGGACATGCTGCCGACTATTTTCTGCCCAGGCTGTGGTATAGGCTCGGCCCTCCAGTTCACCCTGAGGGCGATAGACGAACTCGGCTACAGCCAGGACGAAATAGTCTGGGTCAGCGGAATCGGCTGCTCCTCCCGCGTTCCAGGATACGTTAACTTCGACGGTCTGCACACCACCCACGGAAGGGCCCTGGCGTTTGCAACCGGCATAAAGCTGGCAAACCCCGACCTCAAGATAATAGCCTTCATGGGCGATGGAGACACGGCAGCAATAGGTGGAAACCACTTCATCCACGCGATAAGGAGGAACCTCGACGTCACGGTCATACTCATCAACAACTTCACCTACGGAATGACCGGCGGCCAGGTTGCCCCAACGACTCTAAAGGGCCTCAGGGGCACCACCGCCCCGTACGGCCAGTTTGAGAACCCCTTCGACATAGCCGGCCTGGCGGTTGCGGCCGGGGCGAACTACGTCGCCAGGTGGAGCGTCTTCAACTACCTCCAGGGAATGAACAGCATAAAGAAGGCCCTCCAGAAGGAAGGCTTCTCCCTGGTGGAATTCCTCTCCCCGTGTCCCGTCAGCTTTGGAAGAAGGAACAGGATGAAGACCGCACCGGAACTCCTCCGCTGGTATCAGAAGATAACTGTACCATTGAACAAGGCCAAGAAGATGTCCCCAGAAGAGCTTGAGGGGAAGGTCGTTATCGGTGAGTTCGCGGACAGGGACAGGCCGGGCCTTGTGAGGTCGTACATGGAATACAGGAAGCGCGCCAAGAAGATTATGGGGTGGGAAGAATGAGGAAGGAAGTCCTATTCAGCGGCTTCGGCGGTCAGGGTGTCATACTGGCCGGCGTCATTCTGGGAAGGGCTGCGGCAGTTTACGAGAACCTCTACGCCGTCCAGACGCAGGCCTACGGTCCAGAGTCCAGGGGAGGCGCGAGCAAGGCCGAGGTAGTCATAAGCGACGAGCCCATTGACTACCCCAAAACTCTCCAGCCAGAGTACGCGATCTTCTTCTCCCAGGAGGCCTACAGCAAGTACCTCCACAGCGTGAAGGAGGGTGCCAAAGTAATCGTCGAAAAGGACCTTGTCCCCAACCGCGACCTCGATTTCGAGAAGAAGCTCGATGTGATATCCCTCCCGCTGACGGAGATAGCAGAGGAGACGACCGGGCTGAGCCTCACGATGAACATCCTAACTTTGGGCCTCCTCACAGCTTGGACGGAAATCGTCAGCAGGGATGCCATAGAGAAGGCAGTCCTCGACGCCGTTCCCAAGGGGACGGAGGAGATAAACCTCAGGGCCCTAAAGAAGGGCTTTGAACTCGGAGAGAAGGCTAAGAGAGGGGAGCTTTGAGTTTTGAGAGCTCCTCCATAATCTCTTTCTCCCTCTTCTTGAGCCTCTCGATTTCCCTCTTGTAAACGAGTCTGCTCCTCTCGATGTGTTCTATTGCCTCGTCCTTGCTTATCTCCACCAGAAGGTCGCTGAAGGCCCTGTAGAGCCTCCTTTCGGGTTTAATGGAGGTTATAATGCCCTCTGCATAATCAAGTTCCTTCATCTTGAGCTCGAGGCTCTGCCTGAGGCCCCTTATCTGCTGGAGCTCGAGCTGGAGCTCGTAGGCCTTTAGAGTCTGCACATGATCACCCCCAGAAAAGGAAAGAATGAGATCACTTCCTAGACTTCTTGGGCTTCGGCTCCATGGCCTCAAGCTCCTTGAGGAGCTCCGTGACCTTCCTGCTGTCCTCCTCTATCTTCCTGAGCAGGGCAAGGCGGAGCTCCATCAGGGTGTTTATCCTCTTCTCGATGTTCTCCCTGGCCTCGTCTATGCTCGCCCCGACCAGTATGCCGGCCCCAACGTCGATTATAACGTCATCGGGCTTCTCTATCTTGCCCTTTATGGCTATGCCGCTTCCCAGGGGGATGTATATCTCCTTGCCTTCGCCCTTCTCCTTGATGTACGCGAGGGTGGCGTCGACCGTCCTGAGGTCGGCGATGGTGGCGTCGATCGCTCCAACCTGGCTCCTGAGATACTCTATCTCACCGAGGTAGCTCCTTATCTCGTCCTGAACCCTCTCAGGAGTCCTCTTAACCTTGGTCTCGGCCATCCCCACCACCCCTGTCCTTTCCATATTTTAGTTACATTTTGTATTTAAAAATTTTTCGCCGTTAGGGTTATTAAGCGGACCGAGAAATGAAGAACATGATAACCAACGAGACCAAGGGTAAAACCTGGCACGGGACGGTTAAGCTCGCCGATAACTTCTTCAAGCGCTTTAGGGGTTTAATGCTTGTCAGCAACGTAAACTACGCCCTGATCTTCGTTCTCCCGGCCGAAACGAAGGCCAACGCATCAATCCACATGTTCTTCATGCTGAGCGACATAGACGTTATATGGCTCGACTCAGCGAGGCGCGTCGTGGACTTCAAGACTGCGAGAAGATGGCGCATCTACGCCCCGAAGAAAGCAGCAAAGTACATAATCGAAGGGCCGGTCGGACTGATAAAGACGCTCGAAGTGGAGGAGGGGGATCTGATAGACTGGACCCCCACTGAAGAAAAAGGGCGGACGGTTCCAGTTAAATCCCTCATTCCTGGAAAGATAGATCTGAACGGTTCTAAAAATGGGATTGCAATGGTCGAGAGCGTCAAAGAAGTAAAGGCCAAGGAGATTTAAAACTCGAACTCCACCCCGTTTTCATCTCCCTCCCAGAGGACGATGCGCTGAAGCTTTACACCCGTGGGGAGCTTTTCCTGGACTTTTTCTGCAATCCAGAGGGCAAGGTTCTCCGTTGTGGGGTTCTCAAAGAGCGAGTTGAGGTTCCGATGATCGAGCTTCCCGAGTATTCCCTCCACGATTGCCCTGAGCTCCAGAAAGTCGATGACGTAGCCGTTCTCCAGGGGGCCCTCAACGGCAACCTCAAGGCGAAAAGTGTGGCCATGTATCTCCTCCGCCTGTCCGTTTATGATGACGGCGTGTGCCGCCTCGAACTTGAAGCGCTCGACGACGCGGGATTTCATGATTATCCCTCCAGCTCATTCGGGGAGGATATTAGCGATATTCCCTCCCGTTTACATGCATCCAAGAAGTCCGAATCAAGGGATACTAGAGCCTCTACCCCGTAGTATTCCGCAGTGGGAAGCATTAGGGCACCGTTGGACAGAAGTCCGTACTCAGAGGAAAGCCTCACCGCAATAGTAACCACATCGTAGTTGACCTCGAGA encodes the following:
- a CDS encoding 2-oxoacid:ferredoxin oxidoreductase subunit beta; protein product: MAKEIYSKYPLIKYLRKEALPTALCPGCGGGTVLNAFANAVDQLKIDPKDLVVVSGIGCSAWIASPYFLADTLHTTHGRAIAFATGVKVGLPDKKVVVISGDGDLASIGGNHLIHAARRNIDITVILVNNFIYGMTGGQVAPTTPFGAKTTTSPYRNIEHPLQISETVAAAGASYVARWTTAHVYQLIESIKKALQVKGFSLVEVISQCPVQFGRRNQMKEPAEMLRWYLKNSVPISKAKNMSPEELEGKFVIGEFVNRERPEFVTELNKLIDEVQEHFGLKGESDGV
- a CDS encoding nucleotidyltransferase family protein → MEFELVGRRIREAFGDRVKEVIIFGSRARGDYREDSDFDILLILRDGIRPEDWDIIGELSAELTLELGVSVMIVPHTSRNDSLYITAKTEGIAV
- a CDS encoding HEPN domain-containing protein; amino-acid sequence: MNGDEIRALLRKAEERLRATEELFERGHYAFAISSAYYVMFYCARALLLSRGIAPKSHAGVHSQLGKEFVKTGEMPARLYTGYSKALNMRHTADYDAFVEYTEREAGEVLEYAEEFLTFTKSYLEGRDDAD
- a CDS encoding 2-oxoacid:ferredoxin oxidoreductase subunit gamma; its protein translation is MQIRLAGIGGQGVVLAGVILGEAAAIEGLNVLQTQDYSSASRGGHSIADVIISKEPIYDVIVTKADVLVALAQLGYDTVKDSLKEDGLLIIETDLVKPDRDYIGAPFTRLAEESTGLALTVNMVALGYLVAKTGVVKKENVEEAIRRHVPKGTEEINLRAFRVGFEEGSK
- a CDS encoding 2-oxoacid:acceptor oxidoreductase subunit alpha, whose protein sequence is MRYPFPVGKADFIAGDEAIARAAILAGCRFYAGYPITPASEIFEAMALYMPLVDGVSIQMEDELGSIAAVIGASWAGAKAMTATSGPGFSLMQENLGYAIMTETPIVVVNMMRGGPSTGQPTFPSQGDIMQAIWGTHGDHMLIVLSPSTVQETFDLTIRAFNLAEKYRTPVVLLGDAELAHMRERVYIPTPDEIEIIDRKLPANEEEAKLPFGDPHGDGVPPMPIFGKGYRTYVTGLTHDEYGHPRTVEPEVQEKLIGRIYRKILDHKDDIISYEKFELDDAEIAIVSTGIVSRSAIRAVKMLRERGVKAGLLKLNTIWPFDFDMIEELAEQVRKIFVPEMNMGQLYHLVKEGANGKAEVELISKIGGEVHTPMEIIEKVVG
- a CDS encoding 2-oxoacid:ferredoxin oxidoreductase subunit beta produces the protein MYLKDAYEVRDKYLRKDMLPTIFCPGCGIGSALQFTLRAIDELGYSQDEIVWVSGIGCSSRVPGYVNFDGLHTTHGRALAFATGIKLANPDLKIIAFMGDGDTAAIGGNHFIHAIRRNLDVTVILINNFTYGMTGGQVAPTTLKGLRGTTAPYGQFENPFDIAGLAVAAGANYVARWSVFNYLQGMNSIKKALQKEGFSLVEFLSPCPVSFGRRNRMKTAPELLRWYQKITVPLNKAKKMSPEELEGKVVIGEFADRDRPGLVRSYMEYRKRAKKIMGWEE
- a CDS encoding 2-oxoacid:ferredoxin oxidoreductase subunit gamma; the protein is MRKEVLFSGFGGQGVILAGVILGRAAAVYENLYAVQTQAYGPESRGGASKAEVVISDEPIDYPKTLQPEYAIFFSQEAYSKYLHSVKEGAKVIVEKDLVPNRDLDFEKKLDVISLPLTEIAEETTGLSLTMNILTLGLLTAWTEIVSRDAIEKAVLDAVPKGTEEINLRALKKGFELGEKAKRGEL
- a CDS encoding prefoldin subunit, producing the protein MQTLKAYELQLELQQIRGLRQSLELKMKELDYAEGIITSIKPERRLYRAFSDLLVEISKDEAIEHIERSRLVYKREIERLKKREKEIMEELSKLKAPLS
- the pfdA gene encoding prefoldin subunit alpha, with amino-acid sequence MERTGVVGMAETKVKRTPERVQDEIRSYLGEIEYLRSQVGAIDATIADLRTVDATLAYIKEKGEGKEIYIPLGSGIAIKGKIEKPDDVIIDVGAGILVGASIDEARENIEKRINTLMELRLALLRKIEEDSRKVTELLKELEAMEPKPKKSRK
- a CDS encoding DUF192 domain-containing protein encodes the protein MITNETKGKTWHGTVKLADNFFKRFRGLMLVSNVNYALIFVLPAETKANASIHMFFMLSDIDVIWLDSARRVVDFKTARRWRIYAPKKAAKYIIEGPVGLIKTLEVEEGDLIDWTPTEEKGRTVPVKSLIPGKIDLNGSKNGIAMVESVKEVKAKEI
- a CDS encoding 6-pyruvoyl trahydropterin synthase family protein, whose amino-acid sequence is MKSRVVERFKFEAAHAVIINGQAEEIHGHTFRLEVAVEGPLENGYVIDFLELRAIVEGILGKLDHRNLNSLFENPTTENLALWIAEKVQEKLPTGVKLQRIVLWEGDENGVEFEF